The following nucleotide sequence is from Citrus sinensis cultivar Valencia sweet orange chromosome 6, DVS_A1.0, whole genome shotgun sequence.
TATATAACTGAATGCtatggattttaattttatccggCATGTTGCTTCAATACTATTATGATTTTGATAGAGGAATTATTACCTGCATTATCTTTCGAACTAATGTCAAAGAGTACCCTGCCTTGATTAAGGAATCTGATGCTTTACCAGCCATGTAGCCAGAAACTGCCATTGTCCCCCATGGTACAGCACTAAACCAAGCTGCTTGCTTCAAATTCACATTGAACACCTATATTTACCAGAAGAGAAAATCACAGATGATCAATATGACATATAAGTATAAGATTGTAGAAAAGTCTCATCTAAAACATGAGCATTCCATATAGAGGGCAATTCTTAGATTACATCACATAGAAGACAGGAATTTATCCAAATTGAGAAAATTGTGACTTACAGTATTGAAATATATAGGCATCCATGATAGAAGAACAAAGTATCCCTGCGAATTGCAGCATGTTCAAAAGTGTCAATGCGAACCCTAATTCATTTAGCAATGCAAATGAGACATCATGGCGAAGAAAACTCACCCAATTGTTAGTTATATTGGCTATGATAACTGTCCAGCTTGGTAATTTAGATAATAAATGTTGCAGAGATGGAGGGTTCCCTTTCTTGGCCACAGAATCTGATTTTCCAGCTTGGATTAACCGCAGCTCTGATTTGCTGACAAAAGGGCTGTTGCAAGGATCGTTCGTGACTTTAGATGTCCATGTTGACAACCACAGCAGCCCCAGAGACGAGAAAAGAATGAAGGGACCAGAAATCCCAATTGTTGATAACATAATTGGAGTAAGAAGTAAGCCTACGACATTGCCAAGATGAAATCCACCCATACAGATTCCAATTGCACTTGCTCTTTCATGGCTTGGAAACCACCTAACCAAAGATACAGAATCAACATAGTTTTCAGTTAATTCGAAAATCAGCTTGTCGTGTCCTACACAACTGAAACTCATCTTTAAACTTTGAGTAGCTAAGCCAAACATGACATGAAGACATATATTATCGAAGGGTCCTGTTGATATGTGTCCTTCAAGATATAAGTGAAGGGAGATTATGACTCTGCATGATGTATCAAATAGAATTTAATAAGGCTTAAGGAATAATACCTTGATGTGAGGGTGCTCATGGCCGGCATAGCCACGCCTTCAGCCAGTCCAAAAAAGGCGCGTACGGCAAGGAGGCTGGCTGTGGAGTGGGTGGCAGCCCAGGGAGTGAGAAGTGTAGACAAAGACCATAAGGCCACACCCCAAGCCAGCACTTTCTTCCCTCCATATTTATCCACCAGGGCTCCTCCTATCACTGATGAGAATATGTACCCCCATAGAAATGATGACTGTCAACACAAATTTAACATTTCAACCGTATTAGAATTGGCACAAACACAACCAGAGAAGCTCCAAATCATATCTAAATTAACcatatttgaattaatataatttctaatcaaatatttatatggCTAGTCCATTCATAGGGGCAAACTAGTTTAGTTGATAAAATCTCGTGCTGTGTAAGATTAACTCTGCTCATATGTGGGAACAGAATTCAGTTCACGGctacttattataattattatttttaaaaataatcataattattattattttttttaaaaaaagaaacccaataTGAGTTAGTGCTATTAGAAGACAACTTGGATGACAGCGCCATTTGACCGAAATCTACTCTCAATAAAGAAGAGGTGATAAGGACGAATTTAGGAGGTAAAAAATGtctaattcaatttattttttttggcgagttacttaatttaattacacaatTGTTATTTTGCCTCCGTAGTGCCAACTGTAATTTACCCTGTTCATTAGCTTGAACAAactggaagaaaaagaaagggggggtggggggggggggggattgAATTCAAGCCTAATAGATGTAGAATTTTTGTGGTGACAAGTTGCCAACTTCATTAACACAAACGCTAGGATGGGATGGGACCTGGTTGGCGAACCCTTTCCGTGTTTCTGCTTCTTGGTTTCAAGCAAAACAAATACATCATCTGGCCCACTAATATTAATATCTCTCCTCCTTCCTTCGAACATCGGCCCATTTAATAAATAGGGCGCCAGGTTTGGCGAAGTGGCAACAGCCCTTTTGGTTCGTCACTTCAAACGCTTTACCATTATTAATGTttgaaagtaaatttagtcaatcaatttttttttttttaattcaaatgcgTTTAGTGTGAGGCAGTGTACTGTACGTTATTATATCGTAATATATTACATTAAGGTgtgttaaaatataataatattatgtatatttaataagtttatGATACcgtttatattaaattaatacttttatttatttttagaaaataaataaaccttTCAGCTAGCTGCAACCGTTAGGCCACCACCGTTTATCCAAGCGCCGGCCAACAGATATAAGAGACGATACCTTTCATTTTCTCACCAACTCACATTgcttttctctttccttttgttttcacACGATAAACAAATCCCACCTTTTACTACAGTCCAAATAATCTAATTTCTAAGtcaaatatcttttttttttcccctcttttttaaggaaaagtttgtttttgtttttttttttcctttagcatTTAATATTGGAGAAGTTGGTTCACATGCCCTAGTCATCAGTCTTTTCCATTTTCGATATGACGTTTTGTATACATGACCCAAATTTATAAGCTATTCCTAAAATCCAAAAGTTAATAGTAGTagtacaataaaaatatggcAATTGTTAATTAGATGATGCAATATAATcgtttaatttttgttatcacGTTCTTCgattaattatgtaaaaataaaatatttatgattaccAAGATGGATTTAAGATAGTGtcatatattttatgattACAAAGATGGAGTGGAGAAGGGGCCAAGGGATTTACCTGAACGATGCCGAGGAAAGAGCTGGACCAACCAAATTTAGCGGCGAGAGGGACAACAGCAACGGACATGACAACTCTGTCAGCATTGCACAGGCACATGACGCACGCCAACAAAGCCACCACCTTGTATCTCTCTCCCACCAATATCGTTTCTCTTGATTCCCCTCCTCCTATCAGGATCCCTCTCTCTATCCCTTCTGCCGTACACTTTATAACGCTGCTGCGGCTGCTGCCTCTCTGCTGCTGCCTCCTTCCTAGCTTGTATGAGAATGATAAACTTTGCTGTGATCCCCATTTGATGGGCTTTACGAGGAGATTCCTAGTCTTGAATGCTCCCCCCAGACGGGTTCTCTTCAGATTTGGTAAATTCGACTGAGAGCTGAAGAAACACGATGGGTTTGACGAATGCAGCAGAGATTTAGCCGCCATTTATAATAATACCGGCAGAGctctagagagagagagcgagagagagagaggagaatATAAATAGATTGAGTTTTGTTTCAGGAggttttctttaaataataagtaatggacttttatttttatttttatttttattatttttttagagcAATAATGGACTTTTATTGTTGGTGAGCATGAGAAAACTCAGTTGAAGGCCTTTATTAATGAAGTGAAAGCGTTTAAAATATGCCAAAGAGATTTGGTGTTGGTGAGGAGCAGGAATTGACTCCGCACGGCAGTAGCCAGGATTGAATGGTGGGTTGGTTGGTGACGACTACTGAGCGAGTCTCGAGTGACTCGAAGGCTCCTCCTTAAAATGCTCCTACAAGGGTAGTTTCGTCATTCGCTACCCTAAACATTCCGACGTGGCGACACGTATTGCATATAACCTACTCACCTACCCTCTCTTTGAACTGTTAACTCACTATTGTCCTCCAACAACCCCCGGGgtgtttatatttttgtacatATTAAAGTCGTATAATAAATGATTACTTGAATAAAAGTATCACataatttacataataatatgtctttattattttatatatttgtttaacCAATTAGATTGTATAAATGTTagttgttaaaaataatttaatacaaaaatttatagctGTGaacttgtatatatattaaggggtgtttatatttatttaatgactTGATATATTTGACTCAATTGAAATAATTCAGTCTCATTTTTCAAactaatgataattttgagtGATTTTGACTGAaccgatttttttttcttgactTTATGATATGACGTCTTAAtgatatcattaatttattttctcaaaattatcctacctaattaatttatcttcatcCAAGTCCAAATTAAAACCTAacatatatttgatatttcatTCTGTTAAGAAACGGTATATAGATTTTGTTGGATTTTCTGCATCTCAACTTCACTCgtaatttgaatatttataatgatgattttaacTTTAGTAGCCCTAGTATTCCgcttttaatctttatattttgttctaatttaaattgtttgtcttataattttttaaaagtacttTTCATAATTCATATGCAACATTATAAACTACAATAACATTCATGTTTTAAATAGGGGTTTAAAAAGTTACTTTGGCCTTGCCCACCCCTCAAACTTCAAAAAACATCACTAGATAAATGatttaatatgtttgtttgaaaaaaaaaaaagttattcatttaacccatatttttcattttttctaaaaaggTAGAAGAGTGAGCAAAACTATTTTAGTATGATTTGAATTCAGATAGTCAGTTAAAGTAGGCCAAgccttaaataaatattcaaaataaaatatgtcactcaaatttagataaatattTAAGTCTATTTAAATTACGTGTGGAATTACATTCAAGAGAGTATTGTGGGCAATTGACCCtctcaataataatttttaatattaatttttgggaaaaattatctttagtatgggaaattttataaaaaaatttgatattgtggtcaattttatgaattcttattttttattataatattaccccTGTGAATCAATTTTCTAAACCCACCCCTGATTTAGatattatatgaatttatattttagttaaaaaaactAACGCCATCTAAGATTTTCTTCCAAAGTTTAAAAAGTtaagatattaaaaatgtGATACTAATGTATAGGTCTAAAAAAAGTAacatgtttaatttctttttaaagtaAGGATagctctttttatttgtgtcaAATGGTAGGAAAGACTTGTATTAAGATTCTCTCATGATCTGATAATGTTCTGAGCAAACCACTCAATTTCTGATtggttgttaataaataaaaaataaataataaataaataaattttacccaTACGCTACCGCTAAAAGACACATGGTAgaagatctttaaaaattcAGTAAAGCTCAGATCATGAGAGGATTTTGTTCCAAAAGGCTTAATCTAATGATAATGtggataatttttcttatattaagTTATTCTAGCATTGCATTTTGTggttttatacttttatttgttgGTTTACCGATCATGTCTTGCGCCGCCAGATTTGGATGATTTGTAAGTCAAACAAGGATtgtgattcttttttttttttttaattatgaatgtaatatttattttaaaaatctcactcgatgtttgaattttgaaggGTTGAATTGAATATGACTTATTATGTATTTTCGAAATTCAACTGCGGATGATctattgtaaataataataataataataataataataataataataataataatctgaaaggaaattaattatatttaatttaatttaagatttaagtattttttaattcaataacttatttttatgaaatgagATTATTtgtactataaaaatacattgagtatccatattttttatgaaattttatattactgACTACtgattgtttaatttaaagaaaaaaattaaaagaaagatgCTACagatttaaatgtattaattgTGTGTAATTGGGTGAGTCTCACTTAAGACTTTAATTTCAACATTTTGTCTCCGAATGATAGTAATTTTCAGATCATTAATTAAGAATAGAGAAATTTCAGTAATTCATTGACTGAATTAATTAGGATCTTCTCTTTCTATCATTGAGGTTGggaagaaattttagaatacatctGAGGTACCATGCCAGCCATATAATAAGCAAATAATGCCATGAcatgtgtgtatttattttaaaaaaccatCATGCAAGTGATGGttgtattaaattcaattacagATGTCATGCATGCACAATTGGTTGTAATACATCTTaggaattctagaatttctcgAGGTTGAGGCTTCGTGTTTGtccatttattcattaatacgaaaatttatttatttgttaattttttcatttcagaTTTTTGTGCTTGAACTCATGAAGATCAGCGGGTGAGAGTATTGCCAGATGCCAGTCAATTCATTATGCAAGAATCAAGATTTGTTAATAAATGAGAGAATGAGCTACGTTCATAGAACTTGAataggatttaatttttttttttttaataatgctattcgtcaaaaaaattatattccaaATGACTAATGAGatattaacatattaattGTTTGACTTTGGAATCTCTCAGTGATTTTCATATCAGATATTGTATGACTTTGGGGTCTCTTTGTGATTTTCATATCAGAGATCTTTGCTTCCGAGATAGGAAACCCCTTAGGGCAGCTAACAAGAACTTTGATCTACATCAGTATCTTTATTCTTTAATAGCAACTATTTACTCAgagattgtttatttatttatttcgaGTTATGGATGGAAACTGATCTATCCCCTTGTCAGACATGGAGGATCCCTAAAGATGGCGCCATAGACAGAGCATATTCTGATCTGATAGTAAAGGCaaactttctttatatttattcaaaaactagACTCAAAGGGCACTGCCCATTGCAACACACGCTTAATTGGATCCCTTTCACAGACACACAAGGAATCCTACAACAAGAATACATTACAATCATCACACTGTATTACTTACCTCTCTGGAGGTAATGTTATTAACAAGACATTGACATTAATTATCAcgccacacacacacacacacacacacacacacacacacacacacatcttAGGATATTTTAATTCATCAAATACAAGTTCCAATACCGTTGACCATCAAAATTACTAGACTCCGTACTAACATCTCCACTGTAAGCATCGacatttaaaagattaatctcCAAAAGAAGACAACCTCCATCACTACCCACACGACTATGATCCGTTTTGAATTGGTTAAATGGAACCATAGTTCTAACGCCATGAGTATTACCACCTATGGGAGGcggaaaaaaaattccattaCTAGAACCGGATGCAACAACGTCAAACAAGTCTCCGGTCTCCATAAAATTTGATCTCGAGTGCGGTAAATACTCTCTCCAGTTTTACTCTTTAACTCCGCGAGCAAATACGACGGCCCATGAAATGTGGAGAGCCCAACTCCGACCGAACAAACCAAAATCCAACCGATCGTAGCACTCCAATTGTTCATGATCTGCATGGCATATAAAAACGTAATCTGATTTGAAATTTCTCAATTGGCGATGACCAGACACCTTTACCGCCATATCTCGCTAGCTTCTGaattttttccccccctttTTTCTCTCTACGTACACTCTCTATTCGAACAAGACATTCTTCTTCCCACGTATTTATACAGTAAGGAACCCGAATACAAACAAATCCAGAACGGTTGGGGGAACTGGAGTGCAAACAAATGAATAGCGGTTGTGACTTTGTCCGATCAGAGGCTGCTTTTTCTGAGTCAGACGACACGAGTATGCATTAGGTGAGTCAATGCCTCAACCACCAAAAACTGATAAGTAGAGATAAAACCCCGGGTCGGGTCCAGGTATTGCCATGACCGGACCCTGCCCGGATGCaaccggtccgggtccgggtccgggccggATTTTAATTCGGGTAcccgaattttatattttttaatattttatgtgtatatattttttattttttagtaattttataagttttaaatttatttcaataaaaattgatatgaaaatataaactttaagtgtttaaaactttatatatgtataataaatgagttaaataaatataaaatatttaaaataatatgtattttataatttttttaaataaaatccgggttccgggtttatcaagtgatgtcCAAGACCGACCCGGCTTCATACCCGGACCGGGTAATACCCGGCCCGCAACGCCTGGgtacggtccgggtccggaccggacgggtatttttgccacctctactgataagttaataatttcaacatggttattctattttattagttattttaactTCATTAAATGGACCCGGACCGTACCCggtatttttgccacctctactgataagttaataatttcaacatggttattctattttattagttattttaactTCATTAAATGTAGTCCAATAATCTAATGTATACACCGATTACAGAATATTACTCTATAAAGTCTACGAGTTAATCCAGTTTGCACAAGAAAGCCAGCCttaatgaatataatattcaaattgaacccaacaattaaacttttttttttcttttaaaggtAAGGGGGGTAGGCAAgctcaaatataatttttatcttcttacCACCTTCAAGAATCGAACCCAGATTTTGGTAGAGGCTACAACTACATTGCAACCAATCCAATCACGCCTTTGGGGGCAACTGAACAATTAAACTTGTTTATGTCGCAATCAATTTTTAGGTAAGGGCATACTTCACGGTGAGCGCATTGAGGTGAGCCTGTCTCATGGAATATTTTCTCTAGCTTGTGTGGTGGAGCTTTTAGGAGCCATCTTGGTGCTTTTTTGGGAAATTGTGGACTATTTTTGTGTTAATCAACATCATATATTGCAGAGGCTGTTGTGGCAATTACAGCTATGGAGTTAGGTGAGCAGCGTGGCTGAAATTTCTATCCCTCAAGAGTGATTCCATGTTGGtatttcatttgtttgctAATTCGGAATTAAAGACTCATTGGTGGGTCGAAAACAGGTGTCTTATTTGTCTAAATGTGGTCAAGTCAATACAATATCGGTTCTCTCATACATTTATTAAGGGTACTGCCAGTGGCGGATccagaaattaaaatgagagGGGGGCTtagcttaaaaaaatttatttaacttagaAATGAGGGGGGCTTagctcaaaaaaatttatttaacttagatttttttaatgttcactTGAATACatattaagttttataaactcaaattttattacttttttaaattttaaataataatagtaataaattattatttttaaatgtaaaaaaatattatttttcgaagtaatattttaaatgcgtgaaattatcattttccgAAGTAGTttccacaaaatattttaaaaaaataaaataatggagCTAATGGGATTTGAACTAAGGTTTTAAAACCATTAAATAACACTCTTACCATTGAACTACAagtcttttaatatataaaaaatatgtccaaatttttttatctaactCTTTCAGAAGGGCTTATagtatatttaaaagaaaacttaatggccCAGGGGGGTTGAAGCCCCTCCTGGGCCTTAATTGGGTCAGCCCATGGGTACTGTGCTTGACGATCATATGGCTAATTGGGCTATGGGTCATTCAATTAACTCTGTCGATGTGTACTTGGTGTTGGTGGTAACATCCTCTTGCTTCTACACAAGTCTTTCTCTCCAAAATGCGAATGGTTTCACTTGCACATATTTGCATGAATGTTCCgagaaacttttttttttaatttttattttataaataaacctCAGCTAATGaagcaattttatttaagataaataatattatactcCTACTTAGGGGAGACAGTGagttttatctttaaaaacaGTTAGAAAGTTAcaacagtaaaagaaaaataaaaagatagatagtgaaataagaaaaaagcaaaaaaaaaataataatttaagagaAACGGTAATTATGAACTCCATTAACATCATTAGAAAGAAATCTAAAGATCTCATTTAGTAAATTATCCCACCAAATATAAACAGAACACTCTAATCCTAGGTTCGCCAAACAATCTGCTACATAATTAACTTTATGAAAATAGTGACTAATTCTAAAGTCCATCTAACTAAGGAGAAGACAATAATTTAACTAATGGTTTTATAAAGTTCAACGAGACTAAAGTGgcttattgtttaaaaaatataatcacaaagttaaaaatttttagcaTAATAGGCTGTATGATTTCACTTGCACATAGAATTACATCCTCTTGCTTCTGTACAAGTTTTTCTCCAAAATGCGAATGGTTTCACTTGCACATATTTGCATGAATGTTcagagaatttcttttttaaaaaataaacctcAGCCGCTAAAGCAACTTtattgaagataaataataatatattcctACTTAGAGCGGTATAATGAGTCTTATCTCTCAAAATAGTTAGAAAgttacaacaataaaaaaaatgaaaagatagACAGTGAAATAAGCAAAAAGTAGAAAGAacaatttcaagaaaaacGGTAACTAGGAATTCCATTAATTATTAGaaagaaatttagaaatatcATATGGTAGATTATTCCACCAAGTGTCAGTAGAGTACTCTAATCTTAGGTTTGCCAAACAAGCTGCTATATAATTAAGGTCACGAAAATAGTGATTAATTCTAAAGTCCATCTGGCTAAAGAAGGTGACAATAATTCAACTgacaattttataaagttcAAGTAGGTTGAAGTGacttattgtttaaaaaatgtacaatcaacataaaattacattctagcaaaaagttcaaaaatcTTAGCATAATAGGCTGTATTATCTCTTAAAGGAATGGAATAACTCCCCAAGAAAGTATCCGCTAGAATCTCGAAAAAAGCCACCTGCAGCAGCCCACCTGGGCTTCCTTTTGATAAACCATTGAAATTAGCTTTTGCACAATTCATTTGGGGAGGTTTGCTAATTTCACAATTCATTTCGGGAGGTTTCCAATTAAGAATAAGGACTTTCAGGGTCCGACCCATAGAAAAGTCCTACAAGAGAGGCCATTATGTCTCTATCTCGATCATTAAAAACATAACCAAGAAATGTTCAGAGAAGCTTAATTATAggatttattcatatattttttttataatgctactcatccaaaaaattaaattcgaaATGAGATGTCAGAAAATGTTTTGCCTCCAAGATAATAAATGCCGTCCCTGGCTAATAAGAACTCGACCTTAATTTAGGTTATCTTTATCTTTAATACACATTAATTACTCATAAATTTAGTGGGTTACGCATGATAATTGGtattttccccttttttaaTATGGAAGATCCCTCAAGAGGGCGAcatagaacaaaaatatagTCCGAATATATTAGAGAGCTGAGGATGTCTCTAGCACGTATGAGTGGAGACCCTCAACTTTTGATTAGTCCagactaatttataaatttatcataaatatttgTGTGAATTCTCTGAACATTCTTGGAAATATGTGCAAGTGAAACCATTCGCATTTTGGAGAAAAACTTGTACAAAAGCAAGAGGATGTAATTCTATGTGCAAGTGAAATCATACAGCCTAttaacaaagtgttggctccactaGCAATGTAGTCCCCTTAAGTAGCTTGACTGGGTTTGTTCCtcagttcgagtcgcagggaagtcacatttgttgggagaacttGTGCCTCCTGATTTGAGTGAGGATTACTAGTCTAGGTTGTGGTACAAGCTTAAAGGtgtctcccacagttggggccctctccaggatacctcgtggtcaaaataaaaaaaaaagaagtaaaaaattaagggTTTAAGCCCCGCTCTCGTATGAAGTCACCACTTTGGCCAGCATTTTATCCCTTACGGGCAGACCCGGTGCGGGcatgaattagtctgaattgtGGTACGGGATTAAATGtgtctcccacagttggggcccaCTTAGGACCACCTTGTGGTtcagacaaaaataaaaaaataaaaaaaggtatgaaaaattctttttcaattttattgatgttggttacaaatcttaaattcTGTGCGTTTCTCATGGGAtgcaaaattcattattaCTGCTGGAACAGGTAGACAACGTCATGTAAATTCATTATATATTTACACGACATTATCTTTGTACATAATATGCAGACATTtccttgaaaacaaaataaaagcccTATTAtgtatatgaaaaattataagaacTTGAAGGGAAACCCGGTCTACATGTTTTCCAGATTTGTAAAAGCAAACTTCTTTACTTATTCAAGGGGCTCTGCCCCTTACAACGGCAGACTTGAATCCCTTTTATAGGCACACTAAGGAATCTTATGTACAATACTTATTACAACATACTAGAATCCCTTTTATTGGCGTACTAATGAGGGTTTCTACGAGATCTAGAGGTAATCTCATCATTGTTATTACTATAATTCAATACATTGACACATTACCTTATCttacaaaattcaatttaaatataagttCCAATACAGCTGACCATCAAAATCCCATGAATTAGTAAGAGCATCTTCGCTATTGTGTGCATCTAAAAGATTAATCTCCAAAACAAGACAACCTCCATGAGACCCCACACGTTTATCAGTTTTCAATTGGTTCAATTGAACCGTAGTTCTAACGCCATGAATGGCAGGTTTTTTAGGACCTTTTCCgtcaacaaaatataaaattccaTTAGTAGAACCAGATGCCACAACATCAAGCGAGTCTCCGGATCctataatatttgattttggatCAGGTAAGTAAGCTCTCCAATTATTCTCTTTTGCTCTGGGAATAAATGCGATGGCCCAAGAAACATTAGGAACCCAACTCCGGCCGAACAAACCGAAATCCAACCGATCGTAGCTCTTCAATTCATCAGGACTTGCATAACGTATAAAAACGTAATCTGATTTAAAACCT
It contains:
- the LOC102611096 gene encoding probable anion transporter 3, chloroplastic, whose product is MAAKSLLHSSNPSCFFSSQSNLPNLKRTRLGGAFKTRNLLVKPIKWGSQQSLSFSYKLGRRQQQRGSSRSSVIKCTAEGIERGILIGGGESRETILVGERYKVVALLACVMCLCNADRVVMSVAVVPLAAKFGWSSSFLGIVQSSFLWGYIFSSVIGGALVDKYGGKKVLAWGVALWSLSTLLTPWAATHSTASLLAVRAFFGLAEGVAMPAMSTLTSRWFPSHERASAIGICMGGFHLGNVVGLLLTPIMLSTIGISGPFILFSSLGLLWLSTWTSKVTNDPCNSPFVSKSELRLIQAGKSDSVAKKGNPPSLQHLLSKLPSWTVIIANITNNWGYFVLLSWMPIYFNTVFNVNLKQAAWFSAVPWGTMAVSGYMAGKASDSLIKAGYSLTLVRKIMQSIGFIGPGVSLLCLNYAKSPAVAAVLITIALSLSSFSQAGYLLNIQEIAPDCAGFLHGIANSAGTLAAIISTIGTGYFVQWLGSFQAFLTVTAGLYFVTTIFWNLYSTGERVF
- the LOC102611395 gene encoding uncharacterized protein LOC102611395, coding for MAPCFPVKASGNTRDMESTPVKISGHRKLTGFKSDYVFIRYASPDELKSYDRLDFGLFGRSWVPNVSWAIAFIPRAKENNWRAYLPDPKSNIIGSGDSLDVVASGSTNGILYFVDGKGPKKPAIHGVRTTVQLNQLKTDKRVGSHGGCLVLEINLLDAHNSEDALTNSWDFDGQLYWNLYLN